A genomic region of Actinomycetes bacterium contains the following coding sequences:
- a CDS encoding type B 50S ribosomal protein L31 → MKAGIHPNYRYVVFQDTSSGDKILTRSTIETDETITWDDGNEYPLAKVEISAFTHPFFTGQMKIVDTAGRVERFERRYGNRRKKKAADAEKADS, encoded by the coding sequence ATGAAGGCCGGAATCCACCCCAACTACCGATACGTCGTGTTCCAGGACACCTCTTCGGGCGACAAGATCCTCACTCGCTCCACCATCGAGACCGACGAGACGATCACCTGGGACGACGGCAACGAGTACCCGCTCGCCAAGGTCGAGATCTCGGCCTTCACCCACCCGTTCTTCACCGGCCAGATGAAGATCGTCGACACGGCCGGCCGCGTGGAGCGCTTCGAGCGCCGCTACGGCAACCGCCGCAAGAAGAAGGCTGCCGACGCCGAGAAGGCCGACAGCTGA
- a CDS encoding transcription termination factor Rho, translated as MSVDLQGLERKDRAELATIAQALGGKTTSRTKKADMVNMILELSGNAPGDAKAGDAGPDSGSAAAGGASRGNGGSGNDAKTEQGADDAGGDESPAGETDADGSGDSGPAQADSGDGGGDRNRNQGGRDRGQNDGGRNQNRNKGGGNQGNRDRNQNQGGDQNQGGDQNQGGKQNQGGKQNQGGNQNRNKGGGNQDDVEPGNRRGRRRRGRNRDRNDEPEQQWDGEPVPVEGMLDLRDDGYGFLRVKGFLPSKHDVYVSVKQVRQLGLRKGDVIAGTSRPANRQEKNPAMLKVDKVNGLDPESQRKRPRFEDLTPLFPDERLRLERTDQPQDMTSRIIDLISPIGKGQRGLIVSPPKAGKTTVMKTIAQSIEANNPDVHLMVLLVDERPEEVTDMSRSVQGDVIASTFDRPSDEHTMVAELAIERAKRLVESGQDVVIILDGITRLSRAYNIAAPATGRIMSGGIDTGALYPPKRFFGAARNVEEGGSLTFLATALVETGSKMDEVIFEEFKGTGNMELRLDRRAAEKRIYPAIDVDGSSTRHEELLFSREQLQEVWKLRRVLSGLAAESGSGAGLELLIDRMKTFPDNDQFLAEIGKAPAVGG; from the coding sequence CCAGACTCCGGGTCTGCGGCTGCCGGCGGGGCGAGCCGGGGGAACGGCGGCTCCGGGAACGACGCGAAGACCGAACAAGGCGCCGACGATGCCGGTGGCGACGAATCGCCCGCCGGTGAGACCGATGCTGATGGGTCCGGCGACAGCGGCCCGGCTCAGGCTGACTCTGGTGATGGTGGCGGCGACCGCAACCGGAACCAGGGCGGTCGTGACCGTGGCCAGAACGACGGCGGCCGCAACCAGAACCGCAACAAGGGTGGCGGCAACCAGGGCAACCGTGACCGCAACCAGAACCAGGGCGGGGACCAGAACCAGGGCGGGGACCAGAACCAGGGTGGCAAGCAGAACCAGGGTGGCAAGCAGAACCAGGGTGGCAACCAGAACCGCAACAAGGGTGGCGGCAACCAGGACGACGTGGAGCCGGGCAACCGGCGCGGCCGTCGTCGCCGGGGCCGCAATCGCGACCGCAACGATGAGCCTGAACAGCAATGGGACGGCGAGCCGGTTCCCGTTGAGGGGATGCTCGACCTACGCGACGACGGCTACGGCTTCTTGAGGGTCAAGGGCTTCCTGCCCTCCAAGCACGACGTGTACGTATCGGTCAAGCAGGTGCGCCAGCTCGGACTCCGCAAGGGCGATGTGATCGCCGGCACCAGCCGCCCGGCCAACCGCCAGGAGAAGAACCCGGCGATGCTCAAGGTCGACAAGGTCAACGGCCTCGACCCCGAATCACAGAGGAAGCGACCTCGCTTCGAGGACCTGACCCCACTCTTCCCGGACGAGAGGCTCCGCCTCGAGCGCACGGACCAGCCCCAGGACATGACGTCGCGCATCATCGACCTGATCTCACCCATCGGCAAGGGCCAGCGCGGCCTGATCGTGTCGCCGCCCAAGGCCGGCAAGACGACCGTGATGAAGACCATCGCCCAGTCGATCGAGGCCAACAACCCCGATGTGCACCTGATGGTGCTGCTGGTCGACGAGCGACCCGAGGAAGTCACCGACATGAGTCGATCGGTCCAGGGCGACGTGATCGCGTCGACCTTCGACCGCCCCTCCGATGAGCACACCATGGTCGCGGAGCTCGCCATCGAACGGGCCAAGCGTCTGGTCGAGTCGGGCCAGGACGTCGTGATCATCCTCGACGGCATCACGCGGCTCTCCCGGGCGTACAACATCGCTGCTCCCGCCACCGGCCGCATCATGTCCGGCGGCATCGACACCGGCGCCCTGTACCCGCCAAAGCGCTTCTTCGGCGCGGCGCGCAACGTGGAGGAGGGCGGTTCGCTGACCTTCCTCGCCACCGCCCTCGTGGAGACCGGCTCGAAGATGGACGAAGTGATCTTCGAGGAGTTCAAGGGCACCGGCAACATGGAACTGCGTCTTGACCGCCGGGCAGCCGAGAAGCGCATCTACCCGGCGATCGACGTGGATGGCTCCTCTACCCGCCACGAGGAGCTGCTGTTCAGCCGTGAACAACTCCAGGAGGTCTGGAAGCTCCGTCGGGTGCTGTCGGGCCTGGCTGCAGAGAGTGGCTCCGGTGCGGGACTGGAGCTGTTGATCGACCGCATGAAGACCTTCCCCGACAACGACCAGTTCCTCGCCGAGATCGGCAAGGCTCCCGCGGTGGGCGGGTAG
- a CDS encoding ABC transporter substrate-binding protein encodes MKPAWRKTAALLAATTMLAGACAAKGDEDASDEDTETSGQDAGADEGTGGEPSDGQGPGSFGDLSDVCGPGDFTIAADEDAGSPDKLLIGVSNDRTSQIRPGLNKEMWDASNAFVAWCNAAGGIGGLPIEIVDLDGKLLEVEPAMARACNGVFMMVGGGQVQDNLQFTGKPDSDFHLCRLAEIPGFAVSPEKSGSNGQIQPIPNPGEEFYSGWIRDFEQVHPTEATSGAVVWGDLPSMGFIKNHSVAALDGEGMENTGVFSYPVTGLSDWTPLAQQVIGSGATSLHFTGEPTNLGALVKSLREQGWEGISISTTNHYDQTFIDSAGAENAEGSIIRSAYHPFEEAADWPATRQYIDIVNDNVDDPKIAVLGMGSFSAWLLFAEAARQCGESNDGELSRECILTGAADIDDWTGGGLHAVRDPGPEGGSPGTCEMLMVVKDGQFERLFPEVGSDDDSGDGFSCRDDAIVPVPANAGLGVVSPDQPV; translated from the coding sequence ATGAAACCCGCTTGGCGCAAGACCGCGGCCCTGCTTGCAGCTACGACCATGCTGGCCGGAGCCTGCGCTGCAAAGGGGGACGAGGACGCGAGCGACGAGGACACTGAGACTTCCGGCCAGGACGCCGGTGCTGATGAGGGCACCGGTGGTGAGCCCTCGGACGGGCAGGGACCCGGAAGCTTCGGCGACCTGAGCGACGTGTGCGGACCCGGTGACTTCACCATCGCGGCCGACGAAGACGCAGGCTCGCCCGACAAGCTCCTGATTGGTGTGTCCAACGACCGCACATCCCAGATCCGCCCCGGGCTCAACAAGGAGATGTGGGACGCCTCCAACGCGTTCGTCGCCTGGTGCAACGCCGCGGGAGGTATCGGCGGACTCCCCATCGAGATCGTCGACCTCGACGGCAAGCTCCTCGAGGTCGAACCAGCGATGGCGCGGGCGTGCAATGGCGTGTTCATGATGGTCGGCGGCGGCCAGGTCCAGGACAACCTGCAGTTCACCGGCAAGCCCGACTCGGACTTCCACCTCTGCCGGCTCGCCGAGATTCCCGGCTTCGCGGTCTCTCCGGAGAAGTCGGGCTCCAACGGTCAGATCCAACCGATACCCAACCCGGGCGAGGAGTTCTACTCCGGATGGATCCGAGACTTCGAGCAGGTCCATCCGACAGAAGCCACCTCCGGTGCGGTGGTCTGGGGCGACCTGCCCTCCATGGGGTTCATCAAGAACCACTCGGTCGCGGCACTCGACGGTGAAGGCATGGAGAACACCGGCGTGTTCTCCTACCCGGTGACCGGCCTGAGCGACTGGACTCCCTTGGCCCAGCAGGTCATCGGCAGCGGAGCAACCTCCCTGCACTTCACCGGAGAGCCGACCAACCTCGGCGCCCTCGTGAAGTCACTGCGGGAACAGGGCTGGGAAGGGATCTCGATCTCCACCACCAACCACTACGACCAGACGTTCATCGATTCAGCCGGCGCAGAGAACGCCGAAGGCTCGATCATCCGCTCCGCGTACCACCCCTTCGAGGAAGCCGCCGACTGGCCCGCCACCCGGCAGTACATCGACATCGTCAACGACAACGTCGACGACCCCAAGATCGCCGTGCTCGGAATGGGGAGCTTCTCGGCCTGGCTGCTCTTCGCCGAAGCGGCAAGGCAATGCGGCGAGTCCAACGACGGGGAACTCAGCCGCGAGTGCATACTCACGGGCGCGGCCGACATCGACGACTGGACCGGTGGCGGCCTGCACGCAGTTCGTGACCCGGGCCCCGAGGGTGGCAGTCCCGGAACCTGCGAGATGCTCATGGTCGTCAAGGACGGCCAGTTCGAGCGCCTGTTCCCCGAGGTCGGCAGCGACGACGACTCGGGCGACGGCTTCAGCTGCCGCGACGACGCAATCGTGCCGGTGCCGGCCAACGCAGGGTTGGGTGTGGTGAGTCCCGACCAGCCGGTCTGA
- the prfA gene encoding peptide chain release factor 1, with amino-acid sequence MRGRLDHLAQEFRNCEAQMADPDVVADRERFVSVSRRYKELEPLVEARNELLEVEGDIEAASELIESAEGDERSTLEADLSGSRQRLAELEDRIKVLLLPKDPNDDRNVILEIRGAEGGEEANIWAADLLEMYRGFAQRLGWKLEVLSSSPSDLGGVAEATVRVSGDDAWSRLKFEAGPHRVQRVPVTESQGRVHTSSATVAVLPEAEEVDVDIDPNDLEVDVYRSSGPGGQSVNTTDSAVRITHKPTGLVVSMQDQKSQLQNKNKALRVLRSRLLQAEQEKAATEAGEAKRAQIGGGGRGEKIRTYNYKDNRVTDHRIGLTTHNLDRVLTGELDDVSNALLADERARLLAEGAD; translated from the coding sequence ATGCGCGGGCGTCTCGACCATCTCGCCCAGGAGTTCCGCAACTGCGAGGCGCAGATGGCGGACCCGGACGTGGTGGCGGACAGGGAGCGTTTCGTGTCGGTGAGCCGGCGCTACAAGGAGCTCGAGCCTCTGGTCGAGGCACGAAACGAACTCCTCGAAGTCGAAGGCGACATCGAGGCGGCGTCGGAGCTCATCGAGTCTGCCGAGGGCGACGAGCGGTCCACGCTCGAGGCGGACCTGTCGGGGTCACGTCAGCGCCTCGCGGAGTTGGAGGATCGGATCAAGGTTCTGCTGCTGCCGAAGGACCCCAACGACGACCGCAACGTGATTCTGGAGATACGCGGCGCCGAGGGTGGTGAGGAGGCCAACATCTGGGCCGCCGACCTGCTCGAGATGTACCGGGGGTTTGCCCAGCGGCTGGGCTGGAAGCTCGAGGTGCTGTCGTCGTCGCCGTCCGACCTCGGCGGTGTCGCGGAGGCAACCGTGCGAGTGAGCGGCGATGATGCCTGGTCACGCCTCAAGTTCGAGGCGGGCCCGCACCGAGTCCAGCGGGTGCCGGTCACGGAGTCGCAGGGTCGTGTGCACACGTCGTCCGCCACCGTGGCTGTACTGCCCGAGGCCGAGGAGGTCGATGTGGACATAGATCCCAACGACCTCGAAGTCGATGTGTACCGCTCGTCGGGCCCGGGTGGTCAGTCGGTCAACACGACCGACTCGGCGGTGAGGATCACCCACAAGCCGACTGGCCTCGTGGTGTCGATGCAGGACCAGAAGTCGCAGCTGCAGAACAAGAACAAGGCGCTGCGGGTCCTTCGGTCGCGCCTGTTGCAGGCCGAGCAGGAGAAGGCGGCAACCGAGGCCGGTGAAGCGAAACGTGCCCAGATAGGGGGCGGTGGTCGTGGCGAGAAGATCCGCACCTACAACTACAAGGACAACCGCGTGACCGACCACCGCATCGGGCTCACGACCCACAACCTCGACCGGGTTCTCACGGGCGAACTCGACGATGTGAGCAATGCGCTCCTGGCCGACGAGCGGGCCCGTCTCCTCGCCGAGGGAGCGGACTGA
- the prmC gene encoding peptide chain release factor N(5)-glutamine methyltransferase, with translation MIAWRELLAEATDRLRAQGGRDDARRIVEEASGASAVELALVLDDPVTEGGMARYDDMVGRREAGEPLQYVLGHWGFRSLDLMVDSRVLIPRPETEQVVEEALGELDRLGGRDVATNVVDLGTGSGAIALAIATERVRTSVWATDASDDAIAVARANLVGCGRAAARVTLSVGNWFDALPVELRGNCQLIVSNPPYVAADSDLPAEVAGWEPTSALLAGPDGLDDLRVIIAGAPDWLEPQGVLVCELSPEQAAGAESLAGDCFADVRTEPDLAGKLRVLVAQRPLAG, from the coding sequence ATGATCGCGTGGCGCGAGTTGCTGGCCGAGGCGACTGATCGCCTGCGCGCCCAAGGGGGGCGCGATGACGCCCGCCGGATAGTGGAGGAGGCCTCGGGAGCTTCGGCAGTGGAATTGGCCCTCGTGCTCGATGACCCGGTCACCGAGGGCGGGATGGCCCGCTATGACGACATGGTGGGGCGGCGCGAGGCGGGGGAGCCGCTGCAGTACGTGCTCGGCCATTGGGGGTTCCGTTCCCTGGACCTGATGGTTGATTCCCGGGTGCTGATCCCGAGGCCCGAGACGGAACAGGTTGTCGAAGAGGCCCTGGGCGAGCTTGATCGACTTGGTGGGCGTGACGTGGCCACCAACGTCGTCGACCTCGGAACCGGCTCGGGCGCGATCGCGCTGGCGATCGCCACCGAGCGTGTTCGCACCAGTGTGTGGGCGACGGATGCAAGCGACGATGCGATCGCGGTGGCCCGCGCCAACCTCGTGGGCTGCGGGCGGGCGGCGGCGCGCGTCACGCTGTCGGTGGGCAACTGGTTCGACGCGCTGCCTGTCGAGCTGCGAGGCAACTGTCAGCTGATCGTGTCCAACCCGCCGTATGTGGCAGCGGATTCTGACTTGCCGGCCGAGGTGGCCGGCTGGGAGCCGACCTCCGCGCTGCTGGCCGGGCCCGATGGCCTGGATGACCTGAGGGTGATCATCGCCGGAGCGCCGGACTGGCTCGAACCGCAGGGAGTGCTCGTGTGCGAACTCTCGCCAGAGCAGGCGGCAGGAGCGGAGTCGTTGGCCGGTGACTGTTTCGCCGATGTGCGCACCGAGCCTGACCTGGCGGGCAAGCTCCGCGTCCTCGTGGCACAGCGGCCACTCGCTGGATGA